One window of uncultured Trichococcus sp. genomic DNA carries:
- a CDS encoding YdbC family protein, with amino-acid sequence MADITFEIVEELGVLSTSAKGWTKELNLVSWNGRPPKYDIREWSPGHEKMGKGLTFSEEEMAALAKLLK; translated from the coding sequence ATGGCAGACATCACCTTTGAAATCGTTGAAGAACTCGGCGTACTTTCCACATCCGCAAAAGGGTGGACGAAAGAATTGAATCTGGTCAGCTGGAACGGCAGACCGCCTAAATACGACATCCGCGAATGGAGTCCGGGCCACGAAAAGATGGGCAAAGGACTGACGTTCAGCGAAGAAGAGATGGCCGCACTCGCCAAACTCCTGAAATAA
- a CDS encoding MFS transporter, with translation MVDNQKKKKRILGVESNIFFVGLTSFLTDTTTKMVYSILPLFLTTLGASKTEISLIEGIAESTASVLKSLSGWWSDKIGRNKPFMIIGYGITAILSPLFAFVTTPLQVLAIRFVERVGKGIRTAPRDSLVAGSSEENNNAGLNFGFHKAMDNSGAIVGPLIAFAVLAAFPGDYRRVFLFAAIPGLLGLLSILFFVKEAKRAKSERLGKLALRDFPRDFYLFLFIVFLFTLGNSTDALLLIKASDVGVSDAFIPIMYLVFNAVSVAFAVPLGKLSDKIGRKRIIIGGYLMFALIYFGFGKAATPFAIVGLFAFYGLYSAATDGIQKALVSDIIGKEKKGTGLGLYNALLGMTLLPASLIGGWLYDTFNNQVPFYFGSATALLSAFLMFLFYRRGKRTGTRHS, from the coding sequence ATGGTGGATAATCAGAAAAAGAAAAAGCGGATCCTCGGCGTCGAAAGCAATATTTTCTTTGTCGGCTTAACCAGTTTCCTGACGGATACGACGACAAAAATGGTCTACAGCATCCTGCCTCTGTTCCTGACGACATTAGGCGCCTCGAAAACGGAAATCTCCCTGATTGAAGGAATCGCCGAAAGCACCGCTTCCGTCCTGAAGTCCCTCTCCGGCTGGTGGAGTGACAAAATTGGCCGCAACAAACCATTCATGATCATCGGTTACGGCATCACCGCCATCCTTTCCCCACTGTTCGCATTCGTGACAACGCCGCTGCAGGTTCTGGCGATCCGCTTTGTCGAACGCGTCGGAAAAGGCATCCGCACCGCACCCCGGGACAGTCTTGTTGCCGGCTCTTCGGAAGAAAACAACAACGCCGGCTTGAATTTCGGTTTCCATAAGGCGATGGACAACAGCGGAGCCATCGTCGGTCCGCTGATTGCCTTCGCCGTGTTGGCCGCCTTCCCCGGCGACTACCGGCGCGTCTTCCTGTTTGCGGCTATCCCTGGATTATTGGGTCTGTTGTCGATCCTATTTTTTGTGAAGGAAGCCAAACGCGCCAAATCGGAACGTCTCGGCAAACTGGCCTTGCGTGATTTCCCTAGGGACTTCTACCTTTTTCTGTTCATCGTTTTCCTTTTCACGCTGGGGAATTCCACTGATGCCCTGCTCCTGATCAAAGCGAGCGACGTCGGCGTCAGCGATGCCTTCATCCCGATCATGTATCTGGTTTTCAATGCGGTTTCGGTCGCCTTCGCCGTTCCGCTCGGGAAGCTGTCCGACAAGATCGGTCGCAAGCGCATCATCATCGGCGGCTATCTGATGTTCGCGCTGATCTATTTCGGTTTCGGCAAGGCGGCTACCCCCTTCGCCATCGTCGGCCTCTTCGCCTTTTACGGCCTTTACAGTGCCGCGACGGACGGCATCCAAAAAGCGTTAGTGTCCGACATCATCGGCAAGGAAAAGAAAGGCACCGGGCTGGGACTATACAATGCTCTCTTGGGGATGACGCTGCTACCGGCCAGTTTGATCGGTGGCTGGCTGTATGACACGTTCAACAACCAAGTGCCTTTCTACTTCGGCTCCGCCACCGCCCTGCTTTCCGCTTTTTTGATGTTCCTCTTCTATCGGCGCGGCAAGCGCACTGGCACACGCCATTCTTAA
- a CDS encoding O-acetyl-ADP-ribose deacetylase: MNRLQINQTTLSLSKGDITRCEVDAVVNAANESLLGGGGVDGAIHRAAGPELLAACRLLNGCPTGEAKLTPGFRLKATHVIHTVGPVWRGGTHGEAELLASCYQKSLELAEANGIRTLAFPAISTGIYGYPLSQATKIAVATVRKYLENHPRTIITEIIFVCFDDATLRAYEQAFDLSGGRID, from the coding sequence ATGAACAGATTGCAGATCAATCAAACAACATTATCCTTGTCGAAAGGCGACATCACCCGATGCGAAGTAGATGCCGTCGTCAATGCCGCAAATGAGAGCCTGCTCGGCGGCGGAGGGGTCGATGGCGCTATCCACCGTGCCGCCGGGCCGGAATTGTTGGCCGCCTGCCGTCTTTTGAACGGGTGTCCTACAGGCGAGGCGAAGCTCACGCCCGGCTTCCGGCTTAAAGCGACTCATGTGATCCATACGGTCGGACCTGTCTGGCGGGGCGGAACGCACGGTGAAGCGGAATTGCTGGCTTCCTGTTACCAAAAATCTTTGGAGTTGGCGGAGGCCAACGGAATCCGCACGCTTGCCTTTCCGGCGATCAGCACCGGCATTTACGGCTACCCATTAAGTCAAGCGACCAAAATCGCTGTCGCAACCGTCCGGAAGTATCTGGAAAATCATCCGCGAACCATCATCACAGAAATCATTTTTGTCTGCTTTGACGATGCGACATTACGCGCATACGAGCAAGCATTCGACTTATCAGGAGGGAGAATTGACTGA
- a CDS encoding zinc ribbon domain-containing protein: MFLFFDVLPFRKQLEYNQTITCSRCGHFGRYEVYLVGNRFRLFFIPVITFGKKYLVRTTCCDTWYLLDPQIGKAIERKETVSIRDSDLQLYQTGEPLESRCPNCGASYPQGAHFCPNCGTRVDG, encoded by the coding sequence ATGTTTCTATTTTTTGACGTATTGCCGTTCCGCAAGCAACTTGAATACAACCAGACGATCACCTGCAGCCGCTGCGGCCATTTTGGGCGTTATGAGGTCTATCTCGTGGGCAATCGTTTCCGCCTGTTTTTCATCCCGGTCATCACCTTCGGGAAAAAGTACCTCGTCCGCACAACCTGTTGCGACACGTGGTATCTCCTCGATCCACAAATAGGCAAGGCAATCGAACGGAAAGAAACGGTATCGATCCGGGACAGCGATCTGCAGCTGTATCAGACCGGCGAACCACTTGAAAGCAGATGCCCCAACTGTGGGGCTTCCTATCCTCAAGGCGCGCATTTTTGCCCGAATTGCGGAACGAGAGTGGACGGATAG